In Scyliorhinus canicula chromosome 8, sScyCan1.1, whole genome shotgun sequence, one DNA window encodes the following:
- the LOC119969919 gene encoding probable G-protein coupled receptor 150 produces MSMETAITWVSPTEINFSLDAWGMNSAGNVSEVFQLPLYNRRIRIISTTVFFALALLGNLAVLHRTGCSQSRRRKIDLLLRNLALADLCVSILTLLSHFIWEVLEDEWLAGDLACRVFKVLQDFVLIASSSITALIALERHQVIVKPLEPPLPTSLLTAISWAGAFVLSIPQAFVYKLSVQGGKEKCLSTFGHLPTWHLQMYIIFGAITVFFAPFCILCVAYARILWTIWRKEQHIENCEASKNAEQKARRRPLPIIATNSSIPRAKVKTLKLTLVIAILFTVCGLPYFIIEMKVAFGAITEADSKVIAVLGILALSNSAANPYVYLFFKTNNAYLRRLEKNACFPCLRDYRENTFHRELCAVGIRVEHSSPSTSEADTAIHAGPLCPSSELAPCDGSI; encoded by the coding sequence ATGTCGATGGAGACCGCGATTACCTGGGTCAGTCCAACTGAAATAAACTTTTCTCTGGATGCCTGGGGtatgaattcagcaggtaatgTGAGCGAAGTTTTCCAGCTCCCGCTGTACAACAGACGGATCAGAATCATCTCCACCACGGTCTTCTTCGCCCTGGCTTTGCTAGGAAACctggcagtgctgcacaggaCGGGCTGCAGCCAAAGCAGGAGGCGGAAAATTGATTTGCTCCTCAGGAACCTGGCTCTGGCGGATCTGTGTGTGTCCATCCTGACGCTGCTGTCTCACTTCATTTGGGAGGTATTGGAAGATGAATGGCTGGCTGGAGATCTGGCGTGCAGAGTTTTCAAAGTTTTGCAGGATTTTGTGCTGATTGCTTCATCCAGCATCACAGCGCTTATCGCATTGGAAAGGCACCAGGTAATAGTGAAGCCACTGGAGCCTCCTCTCCCCACCAGCCTCCTGACTGCCATATCTTGGGCCGGTGCTTTTGTGCTCTCCATCCCCCAAGCCTTTGTGTACAAACTGTCGGTACAGGGAGGCAAAGAGAAATGCCTGAGCACCTTTGGGCACCTGCCCACATGGCACCTCCAGATGTATATCATATTTGGAGCTATTACTGTTTTCTTTGCTCCCTTTTGCATCCTGTGCGTGGCGTATGCGAGAATCCTCTGGACCATTTGGAGGAAGGAGCAGCACATTGAAAACTGCGAAGCAAGTAAAAACGCTGAGCAAAAGGCGCGGAGGAGGCCACTCCCAATTATCGCTACTAACAGCTCCATTCCAAGGGCTAAGGTGAAGACACTGAAGCTGACCCTGGTGATTGCCATTCTCTTTACAGTCTGCGGCTTACCTTATTTTATCATCGAGATGAAAGTCGCCTTCGGGGCCATCACTGAGGCAGACAGCAAGGTGATTGCGGTCCTGGGAATCCTTGCGCTTTCCAATAGTGCGGCCAATCCGTATGTCTACCTGTTCTTCAAGACTAACAATGCCTACTTGAGGCGGCTGGAGAAGAATGCGTGCTTCCCCTGTCtgagagattacagagagaaCACATTCCATAGGGAGCTGTGTGCAGTTGGGATACGAGTGGAGCATTCCAGCCCCAGCACATCTGAAGCAGATACCGCCATCCACGCCGGCCCTCTGTGCCCCAGCAGCGAACTCGCTCCCTGTGATGGATCTATCTGA